From Oryctolagus cuniculus chromosome 17, mOryCun1.1, whole genome shotgun sequence, a single genomic window includes:
- the LOC127484396 gene encoding keratin, type I cytoskeletal 42-like translates to MAEMGVRYGAGAQLQGLMGGVEQQLCQLCWDAEWQSQEYQVLLDEKTRLGPVIAAARRPLEGEDALRVGATAAFPKGHEVFGR, encoded by the coding sequence ATGGCCGAGATGGGGGTGCGCTACGGGGCCGGGGCGCAGCTGCAGGGGCTGATGGGCGGCGTGGAGCAGCAGCTGTGTCAGCTGTGCTGGGATGcggagtggcagagccaggagtaCCAGGTGCTGCTGGACGAGAAGACGCGGCTGGGGCCGGTGatcgccgccgcccgccgcccgctgGAGGGCGAGGACGCCCTGCGAGTGGGGGCTACGGCTGCTTTCCCCAAAGGCCATGAGGTTTTCGGGAGGTGA